One stretch of Acropora muricata isolate sample 2 chromosome 12, ASM3666990v1, whole genome shotgun sequence DNA includes these proteins:
- the LOC136893757 gene encoding uncharacterized protein, with translation MYISPLGDLVRQHNVSYHMYADDTPLYLSFRSNDHESIEVAKSSIEQCVLVIKKWMASNFLNLSDDKTELLVVYPKHIETPSLRSIAVGDEDINPSECARNIGVMLDQNLNMEQQITTICKSAFLHIRNIRKVRKYLPQHAAETVVNALVISRLDNCNALLLGLPKNLLQKLQYV, from the coding sequence ATGTACATCTCTCCACTCGGTGATCTTGTTCGACAGCATAATGTATCATATCACATGTACGCTGATGACACGCCGCTCTACTTATCTTTCCGGTCTAATGATCATGAAAGTATTGAGGTTGCAAAGTCTTCTATCGAACAATGCGTCCTTGTGATAAAGAAATGGATGGCTTCAAATTTTCTAAACTTAAGTGAcgacaaaactgaacttttgGTCGTTTACCCAAAGCACATAGAAACACCATCTTTACGTTCTATAGCTGTTGGGGATGAAGACATCAATCCCTCAGAATGTGCGAGAAATATTGGTGTGATGTTGGATCAGAATCTTAATATGGAACAACAGATCACTACTATCTGTAAGTCTGCCTTTCTTCACATTAGGAATATCAGGAAAGTCAGGAAATATCTACCTCAGCACGCAGCAGAAACTGTTGTCAATGCACTTGTTATATCTAGACTTGACAATTGCAATGCCCTGCTACTTGGTCTTCCTAAGAATCTGTTACAGAAACTTCAATATGTATAG